The genome window GGTGTCTGCCGGTTGTTTTCCGCGCCCGGGCGTTTACCGTGCTTTTTCCTGAAGCCGACGCCGCACCTCGCGGCGCAGGATCTTGCCGGTAGGCGACTTGGGTAACTCCTGCAGGATCACCACCCGCTTGGGTCTTTCGTATCCGGCCAGGTGAGGCTTGCAGTGTTCGAGCAACTCCTCCTCCGTGGCCACCGTTTCCGGCCACAGAGCCACTGCGGCGGTTACCATTTCGCCCCACTTTTCGTCCGGCAGGCCTACCACCGCTGCCTCCTTGACCGCAGGATGGCGGCAGAGAACGTTTTCTACGTAAGAGGGGTATACGTTCTCCCCCCCGGTCACGATCATGTCGTCCTTGCGGTCCACCAGGTACAGATAGCCGTCCTGGTCCATCAGCCCGATGTCGCCGGTGAAAAGCCACCCGTCCCTGATCTTCTTCCGGGTGAGTTCCTGCTGCTTCCAGTAGCCGGGAGTGGTGGTCTCCGCGCGCACGGCAATCTCACCGATCGTGTTGCGGGGCAGCTCGTTGCCCCGGTCGTCTACGATTCGTACCCACAGGCCGTAGTGGGGCCGTCCCACCGAGCCGAGGCGCTTCCTGGCGGTCTCGGAAGCCCCCTCGCGTAGACCGGCCAGGTGATCTTCCCGGCTAAGGGTGGACACCAGAGGCCCGTTTTCGGTAAGTCCGTAATTCTGGATGAAGCGGTGGGCGCCGAAGAATCTTGCCGCCTTCTCCAGCAGCGACTGGGGCATCGGAGCGCCCACGTACTGGATGGTTTTGAGATTGTCGAGCCGGTAACGGTGCAGGTCTGGCTGTTCCAGTAAAGCGGCAATCATGGTGGGGACTACTTGGACAAACGTGACGCGTTCTTGTTCCAGCACCTCAA of Clostridia bacterium contains these proteins:
- a CDS encoding long-chain-fatty-acid--CoA ligase, whose protein sequence is MAESWCKELWKKNVAYLGDRPAVIDRGRRLTHAELASRANRLYWALRSRGLEKGERVAILAYNCAEYLEWMQACEKGGFVGVPVNWRLSADNVAFVLDNSESKILLLHEDFVEPVSSIRPQLRNLEHLLVFDATSPPAIGEAYEEALATADSREPEVQMEDEDPAYIIYSSGTTGRPKGVVFTHHMQLESAKAHVTELGLTPQDVALVVMPLFHSGGHATASAIAYVGGINVLLPRFEARTVLEVLEQERVTFVQVVPTMIAALLEQPDLHRYRLDNLKTIQYVGAPMPQSLLEKAARFFGAHRFIQNYGLTENGPLVSTLSREDHLAGLREGASETARKRLGSVGRPHYGLWVRIVDDRGNELPRNTIGEIAVRAETTTPGYWKQQELTRKKIRDGWLFTGDIGLMDQDGYLYLVDRKDDMIVTGGENVYPSYVENVLCRHPAVKEAAVVGLPDEKWGEMVTAAVALWPETVATEEELLEHCKPHLAGYERPKRVVILQELPKSPTGKILRREVRRRLQEKAR